The DNA window GTTCCAGCGCCGCCGGCTTGTCATAGATGCGGCCCGCGATGTGGTGATTCCTGGTGGTATGGCAGCGCACACAGGTGAACTCCTGTCCGCCGGATTCGCGCGACCCCATGTGCACGTCCAGATTCTTGGCGGGTTTGACCAGCGAGGAATCGAGGTCCCCGTGTTTTACGGCATCGGCCCCGCCGCCGTAGAAGTGGCAGGTGCCGCAGTTGCGCCGGGCAGGGCGACCCACGCTCTGGGACACTTCGGCCCAGTTCGGTGCAAAATAGGTCTTGCCGTTGCTTTTGAAAACTTTGCCTTTCTGCTTGCCCGGGTTGTCCGGGTCTTCGATGTAGGGCGCCGGGTATCCCGCGCCGGAGGGGAATTTCTTGTAGGTTCCGGTCTGTTCATGGCAGACCAGGCAATCGACCCGCTCCTGTGATGAGAAGTCGAAATTCTTGTCCTTCCAGCCGTAACCTGCGTGGCATGATGTGCAACGAGCCTCGTTGCTTGCGGTGTTGATTCAGAAGTTGTTGACGGAAATGCCGCCCTTGCCCAGTTTGGTGGGCTTGCCGTTTTCATCGAAGTCGCGCCATGTCCAGTGAATCGTCTGGTGGAACTGGAGCGCGGCCTGGTTGTGACAGCCGAGGCAGGTTTTGGTGACCTCTTCCGGCTTCATGGTTTTTTGTTGTTCCGGGGTGAACTGCAGTTGTTTGAACTTGCTGTGATCGGCTGTGATGGTGCGCACCAGAGGCTTGGCCTTGGTGGCCTGAATGGCCATTTTTCTGCCGGGCGCGTCTTCGTGCCCGGTGGCCGCGATTGCTGTGCCCGTGAAGGCGAACAGCATCACCGCGCCGGTGATGATCCATCGCCATGAGTTCGGTTTCATGTGTTCCCTCCTTGCTGACCCGTTTGCTCCGCTGGAGCGTCCCCGTGAGGTGGACAGATAAGAATACTTGTCTACAATGTATGCATGGATTTGATATTCTTGTCCAGAATTCTGGGTTTATAATAAAAGGAGTTGTCGCTGTGACGCCCGGCCTGTTTCCGGCATCGGGCCGGGTGTGGACCCGCTGGTTTTTTTATGATTTGATCAGCGCGTTTTGGCGACGGGTTGTGTCTTTTGATGAAATAATAACAATAAACGGCTGGAAAATAATGGAAAATATCCCCAACTGTCCCCAGTGCGACTGTGAATATGTATACTCGGACGGCACCATGCTGGTATGTCCGGAGTGCGGTTTTGAATTTCAGCCCGGCGATGCGGTCGAAAAAGACGCTGCAGAACCGGCGGCGCGGGTTTACAAGGACGCCAACGGCAACGAACTCAAGGACGGCGATACGGTCATCATCACGCAGGACCTGAAGGTCAAGGGCGCATCCTCGCCCATCAAGAAGGGCACCAAGGTCAAGA is part of the Pseudodesulfovibrio senegalensis genome and encodes:
- a CDS encoding zinc ribbon domain-containing protein YjdM, giving the protein MENIPNCPQCDCEYVYSDGTMLVCPECGFEFQPGDAVEKDAAEPAARVYKDANGNELKDGDTVIITQDLKVKGASSPIKKGTKVKNIRLIEPADGVHDIDCKVPGFGAMLLKTSIVKKG